AGTTCCAGAAGATGCAGTATTACAAGTTGAGGCGTTTGTTGCTAATAAAGATATTGGTTTTGTAAGTATCGGACAAAGTGCTGAAGTTAAAATAGAAACCTTTAACTTCCAAAAATTCGGAACAGTAGATGCTACTGTAGTAGAGATTAGTCCTGATGCAATTGAGGATAAAGAAAAAGGCAGAGTTTATAGAGTTGTTTTAGAAATAGATAAAAATTCCTTTGATGTTAATGGTAAAGAAGTTGCTTTAAGTCCAGGGATGACAGCAACCGGAGAAATTAAAATTAGACAAAAACGGATAATTGAATTTTTCCTTGATCCGTTTAAGCAATATCAAAGTGAGGCTTTGAGGGAGAGATAAATGTGACTAGTCAAGTTAATAATCAAAATTCCTTTGTTCCAATTGATACAGCTTTAGTCTCCTTAGTGGCCATTGCAAAATTTCATGGTATTCCGGCGGATATAAACCAATTGCGTCGGGCCTATGTAGTTGATGGAAATTTGATGGATACTTTAACAATGCTAAGAGCCTCCAAGGATATCGGCTTAAAGTCACGTGAACTTACTATTGAGAAAGAACGTCTAATCAGCATGCCTTTCCCGGCTGTTTTACAATTAACAAATGGTAATTATATCGTTGTTTTAAGAGCTGAACAAGAACGTTTATTGATAGTAGATCCTTATCAAGATACTCCGGTTTTAATTCAAATCAAAAATTTATTTAATGCTTGGGAAGGGAAAATTGTCTTATTTACTAAACGCCATCAAGCCAAACAAGAAGAACATAAATTTAATTTATTTTGGTTTGTACCGGTGGTTTTGAAATATAAAAAATTTTTAGGACAAGTATTGTTTTTAAGTTTAATCCTACAAGTTTTTGGATTAATATCGCCAATATTTACTCAGGTAATTATTGATAAGGTTTTAGTTCATAAAAGCTTATCAACTTTAGATGTATTAGTTATTGGGATGATAATAATATCGTTATTCCAAACTATTATAACTGGGTTTAGAAGTTATCTATTTACACATACAACTAATAAGGTTGATGTGGTATTGAGTACAAAGTTATATAAACATATTACGGCTTTACCAATAAAATATTTCGATAAATGGCAAGTTGGTGAAGTTGTTACAAGAGTAAGAGAATTAGAAACAGTAAGGCAGTTTATTACCGGCTCTGGTTTAACAATAGTGCTTGATACAATCTTTACAGTAGTTTATATTTTTGCAATGTTTAACTATAGTGCAAAGCTAAGTTTAATTGTATTGTTAATGCTTCCGATCTTTATTTTGTTAAATATCATCGTGGTGCCAATTTATCGTAAGCGCTTAAATGATAATTTTACAGCAAAAACAGAGAATCAAGCTTTTATTATTGAAACTGTAACCGGGATTGAAGCAGTAAAATCATTAGCTGTAGATGTTAACTTTAGCCAAAGGTGGGAGCAAATGCTTTCCCGATATATCAAATCAGCTTTTGCTACGGCAAACCTAGCTAATATTGCCGGTAATATTGGTGGCTTTGTTAAACAGTTTTTTTCAATTTTTGTATTGTGGTATGGTGCAAATTTAGTTATGAAAAATGAAATCACTGTTGGTGAACTAGTCGCATTTCAAATGCTTTCCGGTCAAGTTACTGAACCGGTGTTAAGGATAGTTAATATGTGGCAAAGTTTTCAACAAACGAAGGTTTCGATTGATCGACTAGGTGATATTCTTAATGAAGCTAATGAAGCATCGTTTAATCCTAATCGTACTACTTTGCCAAGAATAAAAGGTGATATTTTCTTTGATCGAGTTAGTTTCCGTTATCGTCCGGACATGGCAGAAGTGTTGTATCAACTTAATCTCGATATAACAGCAGGTATGAAAATTGGAATAGTAGGGCGATCAGGCTCAGGGAAAAGTACTTTAACGAAAATGATTCAACGGCTCTATTTACCTGATTCTGGTAGAATTCTTATTGATGGTGTTGATTTAGCACAAGTTGAGCCGGCATGGCTAAGAAGACAGATTGGTGTTGTGTTACAGGATAACTACTTATTTAATGGAACTATTGCCGAAAACATTGCTATTGCCGCTAAACAAGCTAGTATCGAAGAAATAGAGACTGTTGCTAAAATAAGCGGTGCTGATGAATTTATCAACAAATTGCCTAATGGTTATAATACACCAGTTGGTGAAAGAGGCACAGCGTTGTCAGGAGGACAAAAACAAAGAATTGCTATTGCCAGAGCATTGATAACTGATCCAAAAATTTTAATTTTTGATGAAGCAACTTCGGCTCTAGATTTTGAATCTGAAAAAATAATAATGAATAATCTTGATAAAATTGCACAAGGTAGAACTCTTATTATGATAGCGCATCGTTTATCAACAGTGCAAAGCTGTGATCAAATAATTGTCCTTGATCATGGACGGTTGATTGAAAAAGGTAAACATGATGAGTTGATGTTTAATAAAAGTGCTTACTTCAATTTATATAACCAACAAATGGTTTCAATATAAATAACTTAATAAAAACCTTACTTTGTTTAAAGTTTTGGAGTGCTAACCACATTCCAAAAAATATATATATGGGGGAATTGAGAATGAGAGAATTAAAACTACCTATATCAAACAGAAAGGAGGAGAGCAAATAATATGGGCTTATTCAGTACTTTAATTAGCAATGTAAGAGCTGATCTAACAACAAGAAGCAGCTTGGTTTCCAGCAATTTATCAGTATTAACTTCACAAATTGGTACAACTATTGGCGAAGTTGCAGCACGTGTTGTATCGGATCCGATTGGAACGCTACAATATGTTGTAAATGATACTAAGATTGCAATTTTTGGACACAATGGTCCGCTAATTGCCAGAGATGCAGTAAGCTTTGTTGAAGGGCTTGCTGGTTTGACTGCT
This portion of the Negativicutes bacterium genome encodes:
- a CDS encoding type I secretion system permease/ATPase; translation: MTSQVNNQNSFVPIDTALVSLVAIAKFHGIPADINQLRRAYVVDGNLMDTLTMLRASKDIGLKSRELTIEKERLISMPFPAVLQLTNGNYIVVLRAEQERLLIVDPYQDTPVLIQIKNLFNAWEGKIVLFTKRHQAKQEEHKFNLFWFVPVVLKYKKFLGQVLFLSLILQVFGLISPIFTQVIIDKVLVHKSLSTLDVLVIGMIIISLFQTIITGFRSYLFTHTTNKVDVVLSTKLYKHITALPIKYFDKWQVGEVVTRVRELETVRQFITGSGLTIVLDTIFTVVYIFAMFNYSAKLSLIVLLMLPIFILLNIIVVPIYRKRLNDNFTAKTENQAFIIETVTGIEAVKSLAVDVNFSQRWEQMLSRYIKSAFATANLANIAGNIGGFVKQFFSIFVLWYGANLVMKNEITVGELVAFQMLSGQVTEPVLRIVNMWQSFQQTKVSIDRLGDILNEANEASFNPNRTTLPRIKGDIFFDRVSFRYRPDMAEVLYQLNLDITAGMKIGIVGRSGSGKSTLTKMIQRLYLPDSGRILIDGVDLAQVEPAWLRRQIGVVLQDNYLFNGTIAENIAIAAKQASIEEIETVAKISGADEFINKLPNGYNTPVGERGTALSGGQKQRIAIARALITDPKILIFDEATSALDFESEKIIMNNLDKIAQGRTLIMIAHRLSTVQSCDQIIVLDHGRLIEKGKHDELMFNKSAYFNLYNQQMVSI